The following coding sequences are from one Lycium ferocissimum isolate CSIRO_LF1 chromosome 3, AGI_CSIRO_Lferr_CH_V1, whole genome shotgun sequence window:
- the LOC132048911 gene encoding uncharacterized protein LOC132048911, whose protein sequence is MVIALDPIIEEEEAHTNMPIVDDEVHGEEKVIDIPELKQLTVNFSFLDAVKEMPECAKFVKDLLRKKRFVQHEMVNLTHRVSSVIASTTVQKKRDPGAFTIPCNIGLHAFAHALCDNGMANRSIKKSVGLIDDVLVQVDIPIILGRPFLATGRALMDSEKNEIKFPVNDEEVNFQASKGMKLLSAYERISVIDSFDGIDDAVEHKMEEESLGKVFAAVLVNFDADDMKGYVEIINALERLGSYTYHPRKLGLDLANRTTPSAKSSIVEPPKLEIKQLPLHLRYEFLGPNKILPVIVSALLTEEQIEQLVEILREYRRAIGWTIADIRGISSGICEHKIQLEEDSKPSVEHQRRLNQNMQEVVKKEIIKWLDAGVVYPIADSKWACWEILLLFPRWVLRYNQINIALKDQEKTTFTCPYGTFAFNRMPFGLCNTPATFQRCMMSIFSNMVEDFLKVFMDDFSVMGDSFDDCLDHLGQLLEKEAKFVFDDKCQVAFNLLKERLTSAPVIVTPNWSLAFELMCDASDFAIGAVLSQRHNKIMHPIYYASRTLNAAQMNYTVTEQDLLAIVYAFEKFRSYLLGPRLWCTPIMLR, encoded by the exons ATGGTGATTGCTCTAGATCCAAttattgaggaagaagaggCGCATACTAATATGCCTATAGTAGATGATGAGGTCCATGGAGAAGAAAAAGTTATTGATATTCCAGAG TTGAAGCAGTTAACGGTGAATTTTTCATTCTTAGATGCGGTCAAAGAGATGCCCGAATGTGCCAAATTTGTGAAAGACCTACTTAGAAAGAAGAGGTTTGTTCAACATGAGATGGTGAATTTAACTCATCGTGTGAGTTCAGTTATTGCTTCCACCACAGTTCAGAAGAAGAGAGATCCAGGGGCGTTTACCATTCCGTGTAATATTGGGCTTCATGCATTCGCTCATGCTCTGTGTGATAATGGA ATGGCGAACAGATCCATCAAGAAGTCAGTTGGGCTTATAGATGATGTGTTAGTGCAAGTGG ATATTCCCATCATCTTGGGAAGACCCTTCCTTGCTACGGGCAGAGCGCTTATGGActctgaaaagaatgaaatcaagttccCAGTAAATGATGAAGAAGTGAATTTCCAAGCAAGCAAGGGGATGAAGTTGCTAAGTGCTTATGAGAGAATCTCAGttattgattcgtttgatggGATTGATGATGCTGTCGAacataaaatggaagaagaaagtctgGGAAAAGTTTTTGCGGCGGTTCTGGTGAACTTTGATGCTGATGATATGAAGGGCTACGTGGAAATTATAAATGCGCTTGAGCGTCTGGGTTCTTACACTTACCACCCAAGAAAATTGGGTCTTGACCTTGCAAATAGAACTACTCCATCAGCTAAGTCTTCTATTGTTGAGCCACCAAAGCTTGAGATTAAGCAGCTGCCATTACACTTGAggtatgagttccttggtccgAACAAGATATTGCCAGTGATCGTTTCAGCATTACTGACTGAGGAACAAATTGAGCAATTAGTGGAGATTTTGCGTGAGTATAGAcgtgctattggttggaccatagcagacattcgGGGTATTTCTTCTGGTATTTGTGAGCATAAAATTCAGCTAGAGGAGGACAGCAAGCCGAGTGTTGAACATCAGCGGAGATTGAACCAGAACATGCAAGAGGTCGTGAAAAAGGAGATCATAAAGTGGTTAGATGCTGGGGTAGTATATCCGATTGCAGACAGCAAGTGG GCTTGCTGGGAGATCTTACTATTGTTTCCTAGATGGGTACTGCGCTACAATCAGATCAACATTGCCTTAAAAGATCAAGAGAAGACGactttcacttgtccttatgggacgttTGCGTTCAATCGAATGCCTTTTGGGTTGTGTAATACACCAGCAACTTttcagaggtgcatgatgtcgATCTTTTCTAACATGGTAGAAGATTTCTTGAAAGTGTTCATGGATGATTTCTCTGTTATGGGCGATTCATTTGATGATTGTCTTGACCATCTGGGTCAA cttcttgaaaaagaggctaagtttgtgtttgatgacaAGTGTCAAGTGGCATTTAATCTATTGAAGGAGCGTCTCACTTCTGCTCCTGTTATTGTTACTCCTAATTGGTCCCTGGCTTttgagttgatgtgtgatgctagtgATTTCGCGATAGGTGCTGTGCTTAGCCagaggcacaataaaattatgcacccgatctatTATGCTAGTAGGACTCTTAATGCGGCGCAGATGAACTACACGGTGACTGAGCAAGATCTTCTTGCTATAGTGTATGCTTTTGAGAAATTTCGATCCTATCTGTTGGGTCCAAGGTTATGGTGTACACCAATCATGCTGCGTTGA